CACCGGCGGTGCGTGACGGCCTCCTCCACCAGCGACACGACGGCGGCGTCCGCCACGTCCCGCGCGGTGAGGTCGGCCAGGATCAGCGCCCGGGCGTTGTGCAGGGCGGTCTCGATGTCGTCGGCAGCCATCCGTCCATCTTCTCTCAGAACGCCGCGTGGGCGGCCCCCCGAAGGGGACCGCCCACGCGATCGGGAATCAACCGATCCGATCGGAGATCAGGATCAGAAGTCCATGTCACCGCCCGGCATGCCGCCGGCCGGCGCGGCGGCCTTCTCCGGCTTGTCGGCGATGACGGCCTCGGTGGTGAGGAACAGCGCCGCGATGGAGGCGGCGTTCTGCAGCGCGGAGCGGGTGACCTTGGCCGGGTCGATGATGCCCTCGGCGATCAGGTCGACGTACTCGTTGGTGGCGGCGTTCAGGCCGTGACCGGCGGGGAGGTTGCGCACCTTCTCCACCACGACGCCACCTTCCAGGCCGGCGTTGGTCGCGATCTGCTTGATCGGGGCCTCCAGCGCGACCTTGACGATGTTGGCACCGGTGGCCTCGTCGCCCTCCAGCTCCAGCTTGTCGAAGGCGACGGCGGCCTGCAGCAGGGCCACGCCACCACCGGCGACGATGCCCTCCTCGACGGCGGCCTTGGCGTTGCGGACGGCGTCCTCGATGCGGTGCTTGCGCTCCTTGAGCTCCACCTCGGTGGCCGCGCCGGCCTTGATGACGGCCACGCCGCCGGCCAGCTTGGCGAGGCGCTCCTGGAGCTTCTCGCGGTCGTAGTCCGAGTCGCTGATCTCGATCTCGGCGCGGATCTGGTTCACGCGGCCGGCGACCAGCTCGCCGTCACCGGCACCGTCGATGATGGTGGTCTCGTCCTTGGTGATGACCACCTTGCGGGCGCCGCCCAGCAGGTCCAGACCGGCGTTCTCCAGCTTCAGGCCGACCTCCTCGGACACCACGGTGCCGCCGGTGAGGACGGCGATGTCCTGGAGCATGGCCTTGCGGCGGTCGCCGAAGCCCGGGGCCTTGACGGCGACGGACTTGAAGACGCCCTTGATCTTGTTGACGATCAGGGTCGACAGGGCCTCGCCCTCGACGTCCTCGGCGATGATGACGAGCGGCTTGCCGCTCTGCATGACCTTCTCCAGCAGCGGGAGCAGGTCCTTGATCGAGCCGATCTTGGAGTTGGCGATGAGGATGTACGGGTCCTCGAAGGTCGCCTCCATACGCTCCAGGTCGGTCGCGAAG
The nucleotide sequence above comes from Streptomyces kaniharaensis. Encoded proteins:
- the groL gene encoding chaperonin GroEL (60 kDa chaperone family; promotes refolding of misfolded polypeptides especially under stressful conditions; forms two stacked rings of heptamers to form a barrel-shaped 14mer; ends can be capped by GroES; misfolded proteins enter the barrel where they are refolded when GroES binds), yielding MAKIIAFDEEARRGLERGMNQLADAVKVTLGPKGRNVVLEKKWGAPTITNDGVSIAKEIELEDPYEKIGAELVKEVAKKTDDVAGDGTTTATVLAQALVREGLRNVAAGANPMALKRGIEKAVAAVSDQLLAQATDVETKEQIASTASISAADTQIGELIAEAMDKVGKEGVITVEESNTFGLELELTEGMRFDKGYISAYFATDLERMEATFEDPYILIANSKIGSIKDLLPLLEKVMQSGKPLVIIAEDVEGEALSTLIVNKIKGVFKSVAVKAPGFGDRRKAMLQDIAVLTGGTVVSEEVGLKLENAGLDLLGGARKVVITKDETTIIDGAGDGELVAGRVNQIRAEIEISDSDYDREKLQERLAKLAGGVAVIKAGAATEVELKERKHRIEDAVRNAKAAVEEGIVAGGGVALLQAAVAFDKLELEGDEATGANIVKVALEAPIKQIATNAGLEGGVVVEKVRNLPAGHGLNAATNEYVDLIAEGIIDPAKVTRSALQNAASIAALFLTTEAVIADKPEKAAAPAGGMPGGDMDF